The Gammaproteobacteria bacterium genome has a segment encoding these proteins:
- a CDS encoding DMT family transporter — translation MTNWFLYAAAVLIWGTTWFAINFQLGVVGAEVSLAYRFLAASALLFAWCLTRKLPLRFDATSHALFLGMGVFLFGLNYLGAYTAQLYIASALNAIAFTAILWFNIVNARIILGTRVSRRTLLGALLGVIGTAVIFWPEVQDVSFSDRVLVGAAFSIVGALCASFGNIASALAQRRGLPVVQGNAWGMLYGGLLTAAIALARGETFLFAPNAAYVVSLVYLTLFGTVLAFGAYLTLLGRIGAERAGYTVIMVPIVALVVSALLENLRLTPAMGIGVTLALAGNLMILRR, via the coding sequence ATGACCAACTGGTTTTTGTACGCGGCAGCCGTCCTCATCTGGGGCACGACGTGGTTCGCAATCAACTTCCAGCTCGGCGTCGTCGGGGCCGAGGTGTCACTCGCGTACCGGTTTCTCGCCGCCTCCGCGCTGCTCTTCGCCTGGTGCCTGACGAGGAAACTGCCGCTGCGCTTCGATGCCACCAGTCACGCCCTTTTTCTCGGCATGGGCGTGTTCCTCTTCGGGCTGAATTATCTTGGCGCCTACACCGCGCAGCTCTACATCGCCTCGGCGCTCAACGCGATCGCCTTCACCGCCATCCTCTGGTTCAACATCGTCAACGCCCGGATCATCCTCGGCACGCGCGTCAGCCGGCGCACGCTCCTCGGCGCGCTTCTGGGCGTGATCGGCACGGCCGTGATTTTCTGGCCGGAGGTGCAGGACGTCAGCTTCTCCGACCGCGTGCTCGTCGGTGCGGCGTTCTCGATCGTCGGCGCACTCTGTGCCTCTTTCGGCAACATCGCCTCCGCGCTCGCGCAGCGGCGCGGGCTCCCGGTCGTGCAGGGCAACGCCTGGGGCATGCTCTACGGCGGCCTCCTCACGGCCGCCATTGCGCTCGCCCGCGGCGAAACCTTCCTGTTCGCGCCGAATGCAGCGTACGTCGTCTCGCTGGTGTATCTCACGCTGTTCGGCACCGTGCTCGCCTTCGGCGCATACCTCACGCTGCTCGGCCGGATCGGCGCCGAGCGGGCGGGATATACGGTCATCATGGTCCCGATCGTCGCGCTCGTCGTCTCCGCGCTCCTCGAGAACCTGCGGCTCACGCCGGCCATGGGCATCGGCGTCACGCTGGCGCTCGCCGGAAACCTGATGATTCTCCGGCGCTGA
- a CDS encoding DUF3482 domain-containing protein: MREESLRTILLEKAVEDVDPGGRWIALADRETATREAQRAVERAAGAAALQSASGREAALLERARRLLDPLVRNQPALAPLVAPLSVPWWAGAAAIGLAVASGVVLSALDGARRIDILALPILGIVGWNLLVYLWLAVAWYRRRFRRNTTHRRAAGGSWFGRFLGTRLAWFTAETGGLAAPLDEAARRFAAGLGAAFAPLVARHLRRTLHVAAAGLALGLLAGLYLRGVVLRFEAGWESTFLGPGQVLALLKILYGPVAAAAGLALPRTVEAVAALRWTAMGGGDAAPWIHLIALCLVVYVIVPRLALAAVESLAARRLRRTVELPASLVAFGESLYGAGVLPDGRAPTSVVNLSLISHTNAGKTTLARTLLRRDVGEVRDAPHVTTAATEYELIATPEGDLLQLWDTPGFSGTERLAGRLQQSANPIGWLLAQLWDRFTDRDFFLSQRAVRNVRDHTDVVLYVVDASDDPVAVAYLDSEMSILRWIGKPVLVLLNQLGPAGNAEAEQARLRQWRERLAQSAGASDVLEFDAFARCWVQEHTLLGKIAALLPPATQPAFGRLAVRWRERNAAVFDHSMQVLAHQLAATATDAVAIGSRGLGERARALLGEEDRGNPAEERAAGELAARLDDEVCKATDELIRLHGLAGQAAAEVLARMGQELTITKAADVAGASMLGGALTGALGGLAADLAAGGLTFGAGAVIGAVIGAVGARTAAQAYNLARGVEKSSVRWSADFLTGRVVAAVMRYLAVAHFGRGRGAFAEDEFPWHWRTAVEAAVRARKAEFDAAWASAGAGAAREDIGRRLVPLVSGATDAVLRGLYPAALPADERRQADAT, encoded by the coding sequence ATGCGTGAGGAGTCACTCAGGACGATCCTGCTCGAGAAGGCGGTCGAGGACGTTGATCCCGGCGGGCGGTGGATTGCGCTGGCGGATCGCGAGACGGCGACGCGGGAGGCGCAGCGCGCGGTCGAGCGCGCTGCCGGTGCTGCGGCTCTGCAGTCGGCGTCGGGTCGCGAGGCGGCGCTCCTCGAGCGCGCGCGGCGGTTGCTGGATCCGCTGGTCCGCAATCAGCCGGCGCTGGCGCCGCTGGTGGCGCCCCTGAGCGTGCCGTGGTGGGCGGGCGCAGCCGCGATCGGGTTGGCCGTCGCGAGCGGCGTGGTGCTTTCGGCCCTGGATGGGGCGCGCCGCATCGACATCCTGGCGCTGCCGATTCTCGGCATCGTCGGCTGGAACCTGCTGGTGTACCTGTGGCTCGCGGTGGCCTGGTATCGGCGGCGGTTCCGGCGCAACACGACGCACCGGCGCGCGGCGGGCGGATCGTGGTTCGGCCGGTTCCTGGGCACGCGTCTGGCGTGGTTCACGGCGGAGACGGGCGGCCTCGCGGCGCCGCTGGACGAGGCGGCGCGGCGCTTCGCGGCCGGCCTCGGCGCGGCCTTCGCGCCGCTGGTCGCGCGTCATCTGCGTCGCACGCTGCACGTGGCGGCGGCGGGGCTGGCGCTGGGCCTGCTCGCGGGCCTGTACCTGCGCGGGGTCGTGCTGCGTTTCGAGGCGGGCTGGGAGAGCACGTTCCTCGGTCCGGGGCAGGTGCTCGCGCTCCTGAAGATCCTCTACGGGCCGGTGGCCGCAGCAGCCGGTCTCGCCCTGCCGCGGACGGTGGAGGCGGTGGCGGCGCTGCGCTGGACGGCGATGGGCGGCGGCGATGCCGCGCCCTGGATCCACCTGATCGCGCTGTGCCTCGTGGTGTACGTGATCGTGCCGCGCCTGGCACTCGCCGCGGTCGAGTCGCTGGCGGCGCGACGGCTGCGGCGCACGGTCGAGTTGCCGGCCTCGCTCGTGGCCTTCGGCGAGTCGTTGTACGGGGCCGGCGTGCTGCCGGACGGGCGCGCGCCGACGAGCGTCGTGAACCTGAGCCTCATTTCGCACACCAACGCCGGCAAGACGACGCTGGCCCGCACGCTCCTGCGCCGCGACGTGGGCGAGGTGCGCGATGCGCCGCACGTGACGACGGCGGCGACGGAGTACGAGCTGATTGCGACGCCGGAAGGCGACCTCCTGCAGTTGTGGGACACACCCGGCTTCAGCGGGACGGAACGGCTGGCCGGGCGCCTGCAGCAGAGTGCCAACCCCATCGGCTGGCTGCTCGCGCAGCTCTGGGACCGCTTCACCGACCGCGACTTTTTCCTGAGCCAGCGCGCGGTGCGCAACGTGCGCGATCACACCGACGTGGTGCTCTACGTGGTCGATGCGAGCGACGACCCGGTCGCGGTCGCCTACCTCGATTCAGAGATGAGCATCCTGCGCTGGATCGGCAAGCCGGTGCTGGTGCTCCTGAACCAGCTCGGCCCCGCGGGCAACGCGGAGGCGGAGCAGGCCCGACTGCGGCAGTGGCGGGAACGGCTCGCGCAGTCGGCAGGCGCCAGTGACGTGCTCGAGTTCGATGCGTTCGCCCGCTGCTGGGTGCAGGAGCACACGCTGCTCGGGAAGATCGCGGCACTGCTGCCGCCGGCGACGCAGCCCGCCTTCGGTCGCCTCGCCGTGCGCTGGCGCGAGCGCAACGCCGCGGTGTTCGACCACTCGATGCAGGTGCTCGCGCATCAGCTTGCCGCCACCGCGACGGATGCCGTCGCGATCGGCAGCCGCGGGCTCGGCGAGCGGGCGCGCGCCCTGCTCGGCGAGGAGGACCGCGGCAACCCGGCGGAGGAGCGCGCCGCCGGTGAACTCGCCGCGCGGCTCGACGACGAGGTCTGCAAGGCAACCGATGAGCTGATCCGCCTGCACGGCCTCGCGGGGCAGGCGGCCGCGGAGGTGCTGGCGCGCATGGGCCAGGAGCTCACGATCACCAAGGCCGCGGATGTCGCCGGTGCGAGCATGCTCGGCGGTGCGCTCACGGGCGCGCTCGGCGGGCTCGCCGCCGACCTGGCCGCGGGTGGCCTCACCTTCGGTGCCGGCGCCGTGATCGGGGCAGTCATCGGGGCCGTCGGCGCAAGAACCGCGGCGCAGGCCTATAACCTCGCCCGCGGCGTGGAAAAAAGCAGCGTGCGCTGGTCGGCGGATTTTCTCACCGGGCGCGTCGTCGCGGCGGTGATGCGCTACCTCGCCGTGGCGCATTTCGGCAGAGGCCGCGGCGCATTCGCCGAGGACGAGTTCCCCTGGCACTGGCGCACCGCGGTCGAAGCAGCCGTGCGTGCGCGCAAGGCGGAGTTCGATGCCGCCTGGGCGAGCGCAGGCGCCGGTGCGGCGCGCGAGGACATCGGGCGGCGCCTCGTGCCGCTGGTGAGTGGCGCCACCGACGCCGTGCTGCGGGGCCTGTATCCCGCTGCGCTCCCCGCTGACGAACGACGGCAGGCCGACGCAACATGA
- a CDS encoding helix-turn-helix transcriptional regulator → MTEARQFIGAELYKDQVPRLATYRLEKGWSQKRLADELGTSQSYIARLETGRSDPQMSTVRRICLALGISLDEFARAFASTR, encoded by the coding sequence ATGACCGAGGCACGCCAGTTCATCGGGGCCGAGCTATACAAGGATCAGGTGCCGCGACTGGCGACCTATCGGCTGGAAAAGGGTTGGTCCCAAAAGCGACTAGCCGACGAACTCGGCACGAGTCAGTCCTACATCGCGCGCCTAGAGACCGGGCGCTCCGACCCCCAGATGAGTACGGTGCGCAGGATTTGCCTGGCGCTCGGAATCAGCCTCGACGAATTTGCCCGCGCATTCGCGAGCACCAGGTAG